The DNA sequence TGATACTGTAGTTATAAGTAATATCAATAGTTAGTTCTAATTTAAGTTGTGGTGATGGTGAGAGTATAATATTTAAGTTTGAGTAGCTTACAATAAGTCCTCTCTCTATATATCTCTTTAGTAAGCATTCAATTGCTGATGTATATGCATTATCTCTATCTCCAGATAATTGCAACCTAGATAATTTACTATTTTGTCTATTATTAATATTCCAAACTCTAATAAGTTCAATTATTGCTTCTTGTTTTATATATTGATAAGTAAATAACTGGTCAATAGGATTTCCCGCAAGATCAACTCCTTCTTTAAATGCTGATACTCTCTCAAGACCTGTTTCGTTAAGATAAGAATAAAAATTAATATTTGCACCTCTAAGTTTAGTTATTACTTCATCATCAACAAGTGGTCTTGCAGCAAGATTCATGCCATATGGATTTACACTGTGAAACATACAAGCTTCATATAAATATCGACTTATAAATTTAAGATGTAGATTATCTCGCTTATTACTATAAATAGCTATATTATTTGTTTTCTCTAGGGAGCTTTTATCTTTAAATATTTCTTTTATTTCACTCTCTTTAGTAGAGAAAACAAAAAAAGTATCTGGCATCTTGAATTTCAAGTAATCATCTTTGTATACAACTAGCCCATCATCACCATTATTATCTTTATCATAAGTATTAATTAGAACAACAAATGAGTGTCTGTGTGTTTTAAGATAAGTTTTAATAGTCTCAGGTTTATCTTTATAAATAAAGAGCATAGCAGATTTTAATGCTACACTGGGAGAGTTAAAGAAATCAGACATAGCATTCTTTAATAGTTCTTTTTCTTTAGTAAATTCATCTTGTCCATTTCCATTTTCTTTTTCTAATGCTTCTATTTGCTTTTCATAGTTATTTATTGTAAGATTTAAGACTTTATAATTTGCACTATCTTTATTCACATTAATTTTTAATGTTTTATAAACTAGTAACGGAGAATAATAGTTTATTGTTGTGTTATGTACTTTATTACTAATTAAATTTACACTAATTGTATCTTGTGGCAAAGTATTACTCCTTCCTTTCAAATATTTGGATTCCAGCTTTAAAACTAGCTGATGAGCTATAAGCAGTGTTACTACATTTTGTTCCCAAAGTAATGAGACCTGTATTTTGCATATTAGATGTTGGACGTATATATATATTGAGATGTTTTATGTAGTCAGGTTCATGAGCGTCCTTAACTGTGTATTTATTTACTCTGTTATGTAAAAATTCTTTAAGCAAACTATATAAAGTCAACATTCTATTGTAAGCATCATAGTCATTTGAATTTATTACAAGAGAGATAATAAATATTTGGAAGTTAATATTAAACTCACAAATATTATCATAAAAAGTACCATAATGAGAGTTGTGAGCAAGTAAGCCATCTTCAGATGTAAATTTAAATGCAATAATATTAGGT is a window from the Borrelia puertoricensis genome containing:
- a CDS encoding DUF787 family protein, which gives rise to MPQDTISVNLISNKVHNTTINYYSPLLVYKTLKINVNKDSANYKVLNLTINNYEKQIEALEKENGNGQDEFTKEKELLKNAMSDFFNSPSVALKSAMLFIYKDKPETIKTYLKTHRHSFVVLINTYDKDNNGDDGLVVYKDDYLKFKMPDTFFVFSTKESEIKEIFKDKSSLEKTNNIAIYSNKRDNLHLKFISRYLYEACMFHSVNPYGMNLAARPLVDDEVITKLRGANINFYSYLNETGLERVSAFKEGVDLAGNPIDQLFTYQYIKQEAIIELIRVWNINNRQNSKLSRLQLSGDRDNAYTSAIECLLKRYIERGLIVSYSNLNIILSPSPQLKLELTIDITYNYSINSLSFIITTKDITDYLNKLEN
- a CDS encoding DUF764 family protein, coding for MLIGLEVILMHIIKILNDFKEYAHAKSENICKVINTYNHPYLLSNITTSEPNIIAFKFTSEDGLLAHNSHYGTFYDNICEFNINFQIFIISLVINSNDYDAYNRMLTLYSLLKEFLHNRVNKYTVKDAHEPDYIKHLNIYIRPTSNMQNTGLITLGTKCSNTAYSSSASFKAGIQIFERKE